A single genomic interval of Mycobacterium sp. DL592 harbors:
- a CDS encoding fatty acid desaturase, with protein MAITDLDVFAHLTDADIESLAVELDTIRQDIEDSRGERDARYIRRTIAAQRGLEIAGRLMLAASSKRSAWWAGTVTLGVAKIIENMEIGHNVMHGQWDWMNDPEIHSSTWEWDMSGSSKHWRFTHNFMHHKYTNILGMDDDVGYGVIRVTRDQRWRPFNLYGNLLFNTLLAIGFEWGVGLQHLELGKISKGRDDRKATLIRVREFGVKAGRQLFKDYVAFPAITSLSPGATFRSTATANAVANVIRNVWANAVIFCGHFPDGAEKFTKTDMVGESKGHWYLRQMLGSANIDGGPVMDFMTGNLSYQIEHHLYPDLPSNRLSEISVRVRALCDKYDLPYTSGPFLVQYGKTWRTIAKLSLPDRFLRDTADDAPETRSERMFAELEPGYAGVDPQTGRKRGLKTAINAVREWRRAKSA; from the coding sequence ATGGCAATCACCGATTTGGACGTATTCGCGCATCTCACTGACGCCGATATCGAGAGCCTCGCCGTCGAACTCGACACCATCCGGCAGGACATCGAAGATTCCCGGGGCGAGCGGGACGCTCGGTATATCCGTCGCACCATCGCCGCCCAGCGCGGCCTCGAGATCGCCGGCCGGCTGATGCTGGCCGCGAGCTCGAAGCGCTCCGCATGGTGGGCCGGAACGGTGACCCTGGGCGTGGCCAAGATCATCGAGAACATGGAGATCGGCCACAACGTCATGCACGGCCAGTGGGACTGGATGAACGATCCCGAGATTCACTCCTCGACGTGGGAGTGGGACATGAGCGGGTCCTCCAAGCACTGGCGGTTCACCCACAACTTCATGCACCACAAGTACACCAACATCCTCGGCATGGACGACGATGTGGGCTACGGCGTTATCCGGGTGACCCGCGATCAGCGCTGGCGGCCGTTCAACCTGTACGGCAACCTGTTGTTCAACACGCTGCTGGCCATCGGGTTCGAATGGGGCGTGGGGCTGCAGCACCTGGAGCTCGGCAAGATCTCCAAGGGCCGCGACGACCGGAAGGCCACGTTGATTCGCGTGCGCGAGTTCGGCGTCAAGGCCGGCAGGCAGCTGTTCAAGGACTACGTGGCCTTCCCGGCCATCACGTCGCTGTCGCCGGGTGCCACCTTCCGCTCCACGGCCACGGCCAACGCGGTGGCCAACGTGATCCGCAACGTGTGGGCCAACGCGGTGATCTTCTGCGGCCACTTCCCTGATGGCGCAGAGAAATTCACCAAGACCGACATGGTGGGCGAGAGCAAGGGGCATTGGTATCTGCGCCAGATGCTGGGCAGTGCCAACATCGACGGCGGCCCGGTGATGGATTTCATGACCGGCAACCTGTCCTACCAGATCGAGCACCACCTGTATCCGGACCTGCCGAGCAATCGGCTCTCCGAGATCTCGGTGCGGGTGCGTGCGCTCTGCGACAAGTACGACCTGCCTTACACCAGTGGGCCGTTCCTGGTCCAGTACGGCAAGACGTGGCGGACCATCGCCAAGCTGTCGCTCCCGGACCGGTTCCTGCGCGACACCGCCGACGACGCACCGGAGACCCGCAGCGAGCGGATGTTCGCCGAGCTCGAACCGGGGTACGCCGGGGTGGATCCGCAGACCGGCCGCAAGCGTGGTCTCAAGACCGCGATCAACGCGGTGCGGGAGTGGCGACGGGCCAAGTCCGCCTAG
- a CDS encoding ferredoxin reductase, producing MGKNDVKSSANVIDTARPAVAGAGKRPVVDAMRALVGRITTPLLPDDYLQLANPLWSARELRGRVVEVRRETEDSATLVIKPGWGFTFDYEPGQYIGIGLLVDGRWRWRSYSLTSSPVTSGTSKTIAITVKAMPEGFLSTHLVGGVQPGTIVRLAAPQGNFVMPDPAPASVLFLTGGSGVTPVMSMLRTLARRDQIGDIVHIHSAPTQSDVMFAAELEQLARDHDGYRLTVRATRSQGRLDLQRVGEVVPDWRERQTWACGPEGMLDDAHALWRAAGIADRLHLERFAATRAAGHGQGGTVTFERSGKTLTVDAATSLMEAGEQAGIRMPFGCRMGICQSCVVSLVDGHVRDLRTGAEHEPGTRIQTCVSSPSGDCVVDV from the coding sequence ATGGGGAAAAACGACGTCAAGAGCAGTGCGAACGTGATCGATACGGCGCGACCGGCGGTCGCCGGCGCCGGAAAACGCCCGGTGGTCGACGCGATGCGCGCGCTGGTCGGCCGGATCACCACGCCGCTGCTTCCCGACGACTATCTGCAGCTGGCCAACCCGCTGTGGTCGGCGCGGGAGTTGCGGGGCCGGGTCGTCGAGGTCCGCCGGGAAACCGAGGACTCGGCGACGCTGGTGATCAAGCCGGGCTGGGGATTCACGTTCGACTACGAACCGGGGCAGTACATCGGGATCGGCCTGCTGGTCGACGGACGGTGGCGGTGGCGGTCCTATTCGCTGACCTCGAGCCCCGTGACATCCGGTACGAGCAAGACGATCGCGATCACGGTCAAGGCGATGCCCGAGGGGTTCTTGTCCACCCACCTTGTCGGCGGCGTGCAGCCGGGCACCATCGTGCGGCTGGCCGCACCGCAGGGCAACTTCGTCATGCCCGACCCCGCGCCGGCGTCGGTGCTTTTCCTGACCGGCGGCTCCGGGGTCACCCCGGTGATGTCGATGCTGCGCACTCTGGCCCGGCGCGATCAGATCGGCGATATCGTCCACATTCATTCGGCCCCAACGCAATCCGATGTCATGTTCGCCGCTGAACTCGAGCAGCTCGCACGCGACCACGACGGCTACCGGCTGACCGTGCGCGCCACCCGCAGCCAGGGCCGGCTGGACCTGCAGCGGGTCGGCGAGGTGGTGCCGGACTGGCGGGAGCGCCAGACCTGGGCCTGTGGGCCCGAGGGCATGCTCGACGACGCCCACGCACTGTGGCGGGCCGCCGGCATCGCCGACCGGTTGCACCTGGAGCGCTTCGCGGCCACCCGGGCGGCCGGTCACGGCCAGGGCGGGACGGTCACCTTCGAGCGCAGTGGCAAGACGCTGACGGTGGACGCGGCGACCTCACTGATGGAGGCCGGGGAACAGGCCGGCATCCGGATGCCGTTCGGCTGCCGGATGGGCATCTGCCAGTCGTGCGTGGTGAGCCTGGTCGACGGGCACGTTCGTGATCTGCGAACCGGTGCCGAACACGAGCCCGGCACCCGAATCCAGACGTGCGTTTCCTCGCCGTCCGGCGACTGCGTAGTCGATGTGTGA
- the ppk2 gene encoding polyphosphate kinase 2 — translation MGDVETNGSPPKGKEKKKTVRKISNEAYEAELFRLQTEFVKLQEWVRHTGARVVVIFEGRDAAGKGGTIKRITEYLSPRVARIEALPAPTERERGQWYYQRYIQQLPAKGEIVLFDRSWYNRAGVEKVMGFCTPQEHSLFLRQTPIFEQMLIDDGIILRKYWFSVSDEEQLRRFRSRLNDPVRQWKLSPMDLESIYRWEDYSRAKDQMMVHTDVPNSPWYVVESDVKKHARLNMMAHLLSTIDYHDVELPKVDLPQRPVISGSYYRPARELSTYVPDYVATLVGDPENGS, via the coding sequence ATGGGCGACGTCGAGACCAACGGTTCACCGCCGAAGGGTAAAGAGAAGAAGAAGACTGTTCGCAAGATCTCCAACGAGGCCTACGAAGCCGAGTTGTTCAGGCTGCAAACCGAGTTCGTCAAACTTCAGGAGTGGGTGCGCCATACCGGTGCGCGTGTCGTGGTCATCTTCGAGGGTCGCGATGCCGCAGGCAAGGGCGGCACCATCAAGCGCATCACCGAGTATCTGAGCCCCCGGGTGGCCCGCATCGAGGCGCTGCCGGCGCCGACCGAGCGCGAACGCGGGCAGTGGTATTACCAGCGCTACATCCAGCAGCTGCCCGCCAAGGGCGAGATAGTGCTCTTCGACCGGTCCTGGTACAACCGGGCCGGCGTGGAGAAGGTGATGGGATTCTGCACCCCGCAGGAACATTCGCTGTTCCTGCGGCAGACGCCGATCTTCGAGCAGATGCTGATCGACGACGGGATCATCCTGCGTAAGTACTGGTTCTCGGTGTCGGACGAGGAGCAGCTGCGCCGATTCCGGTCGCGGCTCAATGACCCTGTGCGGCAATGGAAATTGTCACCGATGGACCTGGAGTCGATCTACCGATGGGAGGACTACTCGCGGGCCAAGGATCAGATGATGGTCCACACCGATGTGCCCAACAGCCCGTGGTATGTCGTGGAGTCCGACGTCAAGAAGCACGCGCGGCTGAACATGATGGCGCATCTGCTGTCGACCATCGACTACCACGACGTCGAACTTCCCAAGGTCGACCTGCCGCAGCGCCCGGTGATCAGTGGCAGCTACTACCGGCCCGCGCGTGAGCTGTCGACGTATGTGCCCGACTACGTGGCCACCCTTGTCGGCGACCCGGAGAACGGCAGCTAA
- a CDS encoding sensor histidine kinase: MLAELAVYALSLGDALGSLLPDEPVRHWVLAGIAVAGLLIRRRFPYLALALALPAVATDSAVIAAMVALYTIGERRPGRLGIVAGCAAFFGCYTALWDQSYSGVDTLLNLVYASIFSTAPVWLGMLITARSELSEKLAEIERVRRHEEELVVDRALAGERAALAREMHDVVSHQVSLIAVQAGALQVTSHDAAAIDAARTIRMLSVRTLDELREMVRVLRPSGEPGVGLAPQPGIDDIAALVASSRVPTRIDSVDHLGAAPPAPVQRAVYRAVQEGLTNIAKHAPGASATLALRVDPDQVSVSLTNTKPTRAPEQLPSSQHGLLGLQERAELLGGELTAGRCDDGGYRLTMTLPIHTSPTP; encoded by the coding sequence GTGTTGGCTGAGCTCGCGGTGTACGCGTTGAGCCTCGGCGATGCGCTGGGTTCGCTGCTGCCCGACGAGCCTGTTCGCCACTGGGTGTTGGCCGGGATCGCGGTGGCGGGTCTGCTCATCCGCCGCAGGTTTCCCTACCTGGCGCTGGCACTCGCGCTGCCGGCAGTGGCGACGGATTCGGCGGTCATCGCCGCGATGGTCGCGCTGTATACCATCGGCGAACGGCGGCCGGGCAGGCTCGGTATCGTCGCAGGCTGCGCGGCGTTCTTCGGCTGCTACACCGCACTGTGGGATCAGTCCTACTCGGGCGTCGACACGTTGTTGAACCTGGTTTACGCCAGTATCTTCTCGACGGCACCGGTGTGGCTGGGCATGCTCATCACCGCGCGCTCCGAACTGTCCGAGAAGCTGGCTGAGATCGAGCGGGTCCGGCGGCACGAAGAGGAGTTGGTCGTCGATCGCGCGTTGGCCGGTGAGCGGGCGGCGCTCGCCCGTGAGATGCACGACGTGGTGTCGCACCAGGTCAGCCTGATCGCTGTGCAGGCCGGTGCGCTGCAAGTCACCTCACACGACGCGGCCGCCATCGATGCGGCACGGACGATCCGCATGCTCAGTGTCCGGACTCTCGATGAGTTGCGGGAGATGGTCAGGGTGCTGAGGCCATCAGGGGAGCCGGGCGTTGGTCTGGCGCCGCAACCCGGGATCGACGACATCGCGGCCCTGGTGGCGTCGTCGCGCGTACCGACCCGGATCGACAGCGTCGACCATCTTGGTGCGGCACCCCCGGCTCCGGTGCAGCGTGCGGTTTATCGCGCAGTCCAGGAGGGCCTGACCAATATCGCCAAGCACGCCCCCGGCGCCAGCGCCACGCTCGCATTGCGTGTCGACCCAGACCAGGTGAGTGTGTCGTTGACCAATACCAAACCCACCCGTGCGCCTGAACAACTGCCAAGTTCGCAGCACGGGCTGCTCGGCCTCCAGGAACGCGCGGAGCTGCTGGGCGGCGAGCTGACGGCAGGGCGATGCGACGACGGCGGCTACCGGCTGACGATGACCCTGCCGATTCACACCTCGCCGACGCCGTAG
- a CDS encoding response regulator transcription factor, with the protein MFKVVIVDDEALIRSGFELILSAIDDIEVVATCDGVQAVRVITDHRPDVVLLDIRMPGKDGLGVLADLQQLASPPAVAVLTTFDTDEYIAKALRLGAAGFLLKDTDPEQLPHLVRSLAAGGLVLSNKVSPKVIAGYLGDRPDEAAVQIIAGLSDREGQVLRLLARGRSNGEIASTLYSSVGTVKDQVSSILSKLGVKSRVEAAIIAQRARLLDEPC; encoded by the coding sequence GTGTTCAAAGTCGTCATCGTCGATGACGAAGCGCTTATCCGATCCGGATTCGAGTTGATTCTGTCTGCCATCGACGACATCGAGGTGGTCGCGACCTGTGACGGCGTGCAGGCGGTCCGGGTCATCACCGACCACCGGCCGGACGTCGTTCTCCTCGACATCCGGATGCCCGGCAAGGACGGTTTGGGTGTGCTTGCCGACCTTCAGCAGCTGGCGTCGCCGCCGGCCGTGGCGGTGTTGACCACCTTCGACACCGATGAATACATCGCGAAGGCGTTGCGTCTGGGCGCTGCCGGATTTCTTCTCAAGGACACCGACCCCGAGCAGCTGCCGCACCTGGTGCGCAGTCTGGCTGCGGGCGGATTGGTCCTGTCGAACAAGGTCAGCCCCAAGGTGATCGCCGGGTACCTGGGTGACCGGCCGGACGAAGCGGCGGTGCAGATCATCGCCGGACTGTCCGACCGGGAGGGCCAGGTGCTGCGCCTGCTGGCGCGGGGCCGGTCCAACGGGGAGATCGCATCCACCCTGTACTCGAGCGTGGGAACGGTGAAGGACCAGGTCTCGTCGATCTTGTCCAAACTGGGCGTCAAGTCGCGGGTAGAGGCGGCGATCATTGCCCAGCGCGCACGTCTGCTCGACGAGCCATGTTGA
- a CDS encoding esterase family protein — translation MSRGAIWPCDDWLPDLADRWMGGSARAVDHRIVLMLDWPLLSGPLPRVLQIAGIVAATWLLVRTLKGPARPPAKTTACVIYLTVAVAVTVAGDELARNVWKLFPDRIPVSVLMWAGAAVFTLCLAASLAVSAERWPVSAGLVVSIVIVLTACANQVNALFAAYPTPRDALGIARPDDVALPALRTQTPARDMTGPLERSWTPPPSLPTRGKLSSADIPGTVSGFVARRAKIYLPPAYFGDIQPRLPVLVLLTGQPGTPQDWVGAGKLVRIMDDFAGAHRGLAPIVVVPDPTGGPFRDPLCLNSPLGNVDAYLATDVPAWIRTHLSVDLRSSAWAVAGASYGGTCALQLGTNHADVYPSFIDIAGSAEPTLGDRRRTVTEVFSGDETAFRRVNPLDLLNIRRYPESAAAIVVGDADYDSRGDATRVHEATAAAGMQSHLTELHGAHDWRVFSAGLATELPWLARRVNLISPT, via the coding sequence TTGTCCAGAGGCGCCATCTGGCCGTGCGACGACTGGCTGCCGGATCTGGCCGATCGGTGGATGGGCGGATCGGCCCGGGCCGTCGATCATCGAATCGTGCTCATGCTGGACTGGCCGTTGCTATCCGGTCCGCTTCCCCGAGTGCTGCAGATCGCGGGCATCGTGGCGGCAACATGGTTGCTCGTCCGGACGCTGAAGGGACCAGCGCGCCCGCCGGCCAAGACGACGGCGTGCGTGATCTACCTGACCGTCGCGGTCGCGGTGACGGTGGCCGGTGATGAGTTGGCCCGCAATGTGTGGAAACTCTTCCCAGACCGGATTCCGGTCTCGGTGTTGATGTGGGCCGGCGCAGCCGTCTTCACGTTGTGCCTGGCCGCATCGCTTGCGGTGTCCGCCGAACGCTGGCCCGTCAGTGCGGGTTTAGTGGTGTCGATAGTGATCGTGCTGACCGCCTGCGCCAATCAGGTCAACGCTCTGTTCGCCGCCTATCCGACTCCCCGGGACGCGCTGGGCATTGCCCGCCCGGATGACGTCGCCCTGCCAGCGTTGCGGACTCAGACACCGGCACGCGACATGACCGGACCGTTGGAACGATCCTGGACCCCGCCGCCCAGCCTCCCCACGCGGGGAAAGCTGAGCTCTGCAGACATCCCCGGCACGGTGTCGGGCTTCGTCGCGCGGCGGGCGAAGATCTACCTGCCGCCGGCGTACTTCGGCGACATCCAACCCCGCCTTCCCGTACTCGTCCTTCTCACCGGTCAACCGGGGACGCCGCAAGACTGGGTGGGTGCGGGAAAGCTGGTGCGCATCATGGACGACTTCGCCGGCGCCCACCGCGGTCTGGCTCCGATCGTCGTCGTTCCCGACCCGACAGGCGGGCCGTTCCGCGACCCGCTGTGCCTGAATTCCCCGCTGGGAAATGTCGACGCCTACCTCGCAACGGACGTCCCGGCCTGGATCAGAACCCACCTCAGCGTCGACCTGCGATCTTCCGCCTGGGCCGTCGCGGGAGCCTCATACGGCGGGACCTGCGCTCTGCAACTGGGTACCAACCACGCCGATGTCTACCCCAGCTTCATCGATATCGCTGGATCGGCGGAACCCACGCTCGGCGATCGACGGCGCACTGTCACCGAAGTCTTCAGTGGCGATGAGACGGCCTTCCGCCGCGTAAATCCGTTGGATCTGCTGAACATTCGTCGCTACCCTGAGAGCGCGGCGGCAATTGTGGTCGGTGACGCTGACTATGACAGCCGCGGCGACGCAACTCGGGTCCACGAAGCAACCGCAGCCGCAGGGATGCAGAGCCACCTCACCGAACTCCATGGCGCACATGACTGGCGCGTCTTCTCAGCGGGACTGGCCACCGAACTTCCCTGGCTGGCAAGACGAGTCAACCTCATCAGTCCGACTTGA
- a CDS encoding ABC transporter ATP-binding protein: MLEARETMVNRMLRATVQAVTKRPAGELVTRVTSDSVLLHEAASTSVIGLINGFVMLVGTLVLMAVLDVPLLLATLAAIVVVSILFLVLMPGVADERQTAQQHLGRVGGTLEATLHAIRTVKASRAEQRQSDKIIESARAATEHSIRAVRRESIAETIAWAGVDFAIIMILTVGAWRVGSGALELSSLVAFLLYAFGLMDPVTELSTNVTTLQTGIAAAGRIREVQQLDTEPILGSGVRPTGGARVGQPALELRCVTAAYEGRRAAVHDVNLAIPERGHIAIVGPSGAGKTTVLSLIMQFLVPQRGELFFGGQPYSTVGHDHIRSRLAFVEQETPVLPGTVRENLLYSVGSATDQQLHRVLDEVRLADDIAALEHGLDTDLTSSAISTGQRQRIALARAIINPSQVLVLDEATAHVDGLSEAAVHDCIRLRAQVQAVVTVAHRLSTVVDADTIVVMQDGRIRARGTHAELLASDGLYRNLVAAMHIPNQ, translated from the coding sequence GTGCTCGAAGCGCGCGAGACGATGGTGAACCGCATGCTGCGCGCCACGGTCCAGGCCGTGACCAAACGGCCCGCAGGCGAACTGGTCACCCGGGTGACCTCTGATTCGGTTCTGCTGCACGAGGCGGCCTCCACCAGCGTCATCGGACTCATCAACGGGTTCGTCATGCTGGTCGGCACGCTGGTGCTGATGGCTGTGCTGGACGTACCGCTGCTGCTCGCGACGCTCGCCGCGATCGTCGTGGTCTCGATCCTGTTCCTGGTTCTCATGCCGGGTGTCGCCGACGAAAGACAGACCGCGCAGCAACATCTGGGCCGCGTAGGCGGCACCCTCGAAGCGACGTTGCACGCGATTCGCACAGTGAAGGCCAGTCGGGCAGAACAACGCCAGTCCGACAAGATCATCGAATCAGCTAGGGCGGCAACCGAACACAGTATTCGCGCCGTGCGAAGGGAATCGATCGCGGAAACCATCGCTTGGGCCGGCGTCGATTTCGCGATCATCATGATCCTGACGGTCGGTGCCTGGCGGGTGGGCAGCGGCGCGCTGGAACTGTCCAGTCTGGTCGCTTTCCTGCTCTACGCATTCGGCCTGATGGACCCGGTGACCGAGTTGTCCACCAATGTCACCACGTTGCAGACGGGAATCGCCGCCGCTGGGCGCATCCGCGAGGTCCAGCAGCTCGACACCGAACCAATCCTCGGTTCGGGCGTTCGCCCGACCGGCGGAGCGCGTGTCGGCCAGCCCGCACTGGAATTGCGTTGCGTCACCGCTGCTTACGAGGGACGTAGGGCGGCCGTTCACGATGTGAACCTGGCCATCCCGGAGCGCGGACACATCGCGATCGTCGGCCCATCAGGGGCCGGCAAGACGACGGTGTTGTCGCTCATCATGCAGTTCCTCGTACCCCAACGTGGCGAACTGTTCTTCGGTGGACAACCGTATTCGACCGTCGGACATGACCACATCCGCAGCCGGCTGGCTTTCGTGGAACAGGAGACACCTGTCCTGCCGGGCACGGTCCGGGAGAACCTGCTCTACAGCGTCGGTTCGGCGACCGATCAGCAATTGCACCGGGTACTCGATGAAGTCCGTCTGGCAGACGACATCGCCGCGCTCGAACACGGACTGGACACCGACCTCACATCGTCGGCGATATCGACGGGCCAGCGCCAGCGCATCGCGCTGGCCCGCGCGATCATCAATCCGTCCCAGGTGCTGGTCCTCGACGAGGCGACCGCACACGTCGACGGACTCAGCGAAGCCGCCGTCCACGACTGCATTCGGCTGCGAGCCCAGGTTCAGGCTGTCGTCACCGTCGCGCACCGCCTGTCGACGGTCGTCGACGCCGACACGATCGTCGTGATGCAGGACGGACGGATCCGGGCGCGGGGCACGCATGCCGAACTGCTGGCATCCGATGGCCTCTACCGCAATCTGGTCGCCGCGATGCACATCCCGAATCAATAG
- a CDS encoding MspA family porin produces MKIVGFLLALVTSVVVELACGAGISTAGVDNQLSIVDGHGRTLTVEQADTFLNGVAPLDRNRLTREWLHSGKAVYTVTGDGADDFTGSLELGYQVGFPWSLGVGINFSYTTPNVLLDKASISPNRFNPLGSVITPNLLPGVSIAANLGNGPGIQEVSTFSVNVKGANGSVAVSNAHGTVTGAAGGLLLRPFARLISKAGDSVTTYGDAWNMN; encoded by the coding sequence ATGAAGATCGTGGGTTTCCTGTTGGCACTGGTGACCTCGGTGGTGGTCGAACTCGCATGTGGTGCAGGAATCTCCACCGCAGGTGTGGACAACCAACTCAGCATCGTCGACGGCCACGGCCGCACCTTGACCGTCGAGCAGGCGGACACCTTCCTCAACGGCGTCGCTCCCCTGGACCGCAACCGGTTGACCCGTGAGTGGTTACACTCCGGCAAGGCGGTCTACACCGTGACCGGTGACGGGGCCGACGACTTCACCGGCAGCTTGGAGCTCGGCTATCAGGTCGGCTTCCCCTGGTCGCTGGGGGTCGGGATCAACTTCAGCTACACGACGCCCAACGTCCTGCTCGACAAGGCGTCGATCTCGCCGAACAGGTTCAATCCGCTGGGGTCGGTGATCACACCGAACCTGCTTCCGGGCGTCTCGATTGCGGCCAACCTGGGCAACGGCCCCGGCATCCAGGAGGTCAGCACCTTCTCGGTGAACGTCAAGGGCGCCAATGGCAGCGTGGCGGTGTCCAATGCGCACGGCACTGTGACCGGGGCGGCCGGCGGGCTGCTGCTTCGACCGTTCGCCCGGCTGATCTCCAAGGCCGGTGACAGTGTGACCACCTATGGCGACGCCTGGAACATGAACTGA
- a CDS encoding wax ester/triacylglycerol synthase family O-acyltransferase produces the protein MVTRLSASDASFFHLENTSTPMYVGSLSILRKPRAGLSYDTLLETIEHRLPQIPRYRQKVREVTLGLARPVWVDDPDFDITYHVRRSALPSPGSDAQLHELIARLGSRPLDRSRPLWEMYLIEGLAKNRLAVYTKTHQALVNGMTALEIGHVIADRTQRPPAFGEDIWIPGREPSSRQLLLGAVGDWLARPGQQLEAVRSAVTDVATSSAELAELARRLTDVARTVARGTAPDSPLNTTVSRNRRFTVASGSLADYRKVRSRYDCDVNDVVLAVIAGALRNWLMSRGEPVTNTATVRAMAPTSVYPEADLGAAGPGQAISEVAPFLVDLPVGEGNPVVRLSQIAHATESHSAAASLVDARTIVTLSGFAPPTLHAMGTRVATQFSARQFNLLITNVPGPQSQMYLAGTKLLETYAVPPLLHDQVLAIGVTSYCGMLYFGINADREAMSDVDVFPALLAESLEELLEAAQ, from the coding sequence ATGGTGACTCGGTTGTCAGCATCGGATGCGTCGTTTTTTCACCTGGAGAACACCTCGACGCCGATGTACGTCGGCTCGCTGTCGATCCTGCGCAAACCGCGCGCCGGGCTGAGCTACGACACCCTGCTGGAGACCATCGAGCACCGGTTGCCCCAGATCCCGCGGTACCGGCAGAAGGTCCGTGAGGTGACTCTGGGGCTGGCCCGCCCGGTCTGGGTCGACGACCCCGACTTCGACATCACCTATCACGTGCGCCGCTCCGCGCTGCCCTCGCCGGGCAGCGACGCCCAGCTGCACGAACTGATCGCCCGGCTGGGGTCGCGGCCCCTGGACCGCTCCCGGCCACTGTGGGAGATGTACCTCATCGAGGGCCTGGCCAAGAACCGGCTGGCGGTCTACACCAAGACGCATCAGGCGCTGGTCAACGGGATGACCGCCCTGGAGATCGGCCACGTCATCGCCGACCGCACACAGCGGCCGCCGGCGTTCGGCGAGGACATCTGGATTCCCGGCCGCGAGCCCAGCAGCCGGCAGCTGCTCCTCGGTGCGGTCGGTGACTGGCTGGCCCGCCCGGGCCAGCAGCTCGAGGCGGTCCGATCGGCCGTCACCGACGTGGCCACCAGCAGCGCCGAGCTGGCCGAGCTGGCGCGCCGGCTCACCGACGTCGCCCGCACGGTCGCGCGCGGCACCGCACCCGACAGCCCGCTGAACACCACGGTGTCACGCAATCGGCGGTTCACCGTGGCCAGCGGCTCACTGGCCGACTACCGCAAGGTGCGGTCACGCTACGACTGCGACGTCAACGACGTCGTGCTCGCAGTGATCGCCGGTGCGCTGCGCAACTGGCTGATGTCGCGCGGCGAACCGGTGACCAACACGGCGACGGTGCGCGCCATGGCCCCGACGTCGGTCTATCCCGAAGCCGACCTGGGCGCCGCGGGCCCCGGCCAGGCAATCAGCGAGGTGGCGCCGTTCCTGGTGGACCTGCCGGTCGGAGAAGGCAACCCCGTCGTGCGGCTGTCGCAGATCGCGCATGCCACCGAGTCGCACTCGGCGGCGGCCAGCCTGGTCGACGCCCGCACGATCGTCACGCTGTCCGGGTTCGCGCCGCCAACGCTGCACGCGATGGGCACCAGGGTGGCCACCCAGTTCTCCGCGCGCCAGTTCAACCTGTTGATCACCAACGTGCCCGGGCCGCAGTCCCAGATGTACCTGGCCGGAACGAAACTGCTCGAGACCTACGCCGTCCCGCCGCTGCTGCACGACCAGGTGCTCGCCATCGGAGTGACGTCCTACTGCGGCATGCTGTACTTCGGCATCAACGCCGACCGTGAGGCGATGAGCGACGTCGACGTGTTCCCCGCGCTGTTGGCCGAATCGCTCGAGGAACTTCTCGAAGCCGCCCAGTAA
- a CDS encoding Rv3235 family protein: MSSVVPVVDYEPPAAHVGAVPVRLARRRAPQSPPRPAPPPDTAPMRAAGGFADAALRRVLEVIDRRRPLTQLRPLLAGGLVDSLLPAVVRQERRSPARLRRLRVQPVGADGTAAEVAATYTRDERVHAIACRVQQMPTPTGLRWQVVALHIG; this comes from the coding sequence ATGTCCAGCGTCGTTCCCGTCGTCGATTACGAGCCCCCCGCAGCGCATGTCGGGGCCGTCCCGGTGCGTCTTGCCCGCAGGCGCGCCCCGCAATCGCCGCCTCGTCCGGCGCCACCGCCCGACACCGCCCCGATGCGGGCCGCGGGTGGTTTCGCCGACGCCGCGCTACGCCGGGTGCTGGAGGTCATCGACCGGCGCCGTCCACTGACCCAGCTACGTCCGCTGCTTGCCGGTGGCCTGGTCGACTCACTGCTGCCCGCGGTGGTGCGCCAGGAGCGCCGCTCCCCCGCGCGGCTGCGCCGGTTGCGGGTTCAGCCGGTGGGAGCCGACGGCACCGCGGCCGAGGTGGCCGCGACGTACACCCGCGACGAGCGGGTACACGCGATCGCCTGCCGGGTGCAGCAGATGCCGACGCCGACCGGTCTGCGCTGGCAGGTGGTAGCCCTGCACATCGGCTGA